The Virgibacillus sp. MSP4-1 genome has a segment encoding these proteins:
- a CDS encoding DUF2584 family protein has protein sequence MSVPLTIEWKLVTNEEERRMNVKENIFEITFSGYKLFPIDVPIDIMRHEDSDQIGSAIVKKITFEKNQTVCQYQLVSLYSVN, from the coding sequence ATGTCTGTACCGTTAACGATTGAATGGAAGCTTGTTACCAATGAGGAGGAGAGACGAATGAATGTAAAAGAGAACATCTTTGAAATTACCTTTTCGGGCTACAAACTGTTTCCTATCGATGTTCCCATTGACATTATGAGGCACGAGGATTCAGACCAAATTGGAAGTGCTATTGTGAAGAAAATTACATTCGAAAAAAATCAGACCGTCTGCCAATATCAACTGGTTTCGTTGTATAGTGTAAACTAA
- a CDS encoding AAA family ATPase: MRAITLKMSAFGPYKDEQVIDFSQMGEEKLFLITGPTGAGKTTVFDAMCFALYGRASGDDRDHDTLRSHFAGVDQQTEVSFRFQLHQKEFEIVRAPKQLKRKARGEGYTEQPPQAEIYQIIDGDRHLLYGKVKEVNEAVEEMLQLDYEQFRKMVMIPQGEFRRLISENSKEREEILQKIFHTYFYEQMTKRLAEESKSIQHQLEQIENQEQQEISYINWPEDYNIDHPDSKQAKKNLLILIENTEKVIHQQEKELQEKRQQQQNSQDKYYQAKELQTLFEEHDQRKEELNELNAKQREIDNQKQKLKQAKAAASIKPYEQQAKVRQDELKKLENDLSLKKEEQRQIHKSYNRIEKEYKITKEEEPQREKLRESIRSIKEQLEKVKQAEELEKQKKELANAYHAEKPKLDQTDQRIEQLEKEIEKSDEDITRSQQLTEQFYEFNAKLKEFEQILMKADKLQQENEQLNKYRIQYRNVLKEYENDERYVEQLREELRKLEDAQRNEKAALLASELTDGEACPVCGSLHHPQKAEFNHTSISDEMINSKRTQLQQREQKYKQLQKEYVDIKSQGTSQNQTVEHLQQELEALSGVKVDLKEFDQHIKEWTHEKEGISTKRHELDKQLKELKQKQEKRNLLKEELNKAKKDQQHKHEALQNLKEQGVKIQSQLESVRAGLENPVDDYQVVQERLFKTEYEYEKRMNKWDELQKDYEKIKEQKQTLDVKVESVQNQLQTAQATYQEAEQSFLSELKEKDFVTVEHYEQAKMAEADMERSEEQIRAFEEKVSITKSRYDQLSVQLKEKERPDLETLENTLKQMNEEIDAKTKHIQDQQLQLDRHLSASNRLHQLAEEKQELEETYFDIGELAKLSRGDNQLRLSFERYVLSSFLDEILFQANIRLDQMTDHRYQLRRSDRVAKRGAQSGLDIEVIDHYTGQNRSVKTLSGGEGFKAALSLALGMADVVQAHSGGVELDTLFIDEGFGTLDELSLEQALNCLSDLQKGNRMLGIISHVQKLKEEIRAKLHIEPSHSGSKVSLTVF, encoded by the coding sequence ATGCGGGCAATCACACTGAAAATGTCTGCATTTGGACCATACAAGGACGAACAGGTGATTGACTTCTCTCAGATGGGGGAAGAAAAGCTCTTTCTGATCACAGGTCCTACAGGGGCCGGAAAAACCACGGTCTTTGATGCCATGTGTTTTGCTCTATACGGAAGGGCAAGCGGAGATGATCGTGACCATGATACATTGAGAAGTCACTTTGCCGGTGTGGATCAGCAGACGGAGGTTTCTTTTCGTTTTCAATTGCATCAAAAAGAGTTTGAAATTGTCCGTGCTCCCAAACAGTTGAAACGTAAAGCTCGTGGAGAAGGATACACGGAGCAGCCACCACAGGCGGAAATCTATCAGATCATTGATGGAGACAGGCATTTGCTTTACGGAAAGGTAAAAGAGGTCAATGAAGCTGTAGAGGAAATGCTTCAACTGGATTATGAACAGTTTCGGAAAATGGTGATGATTCCCCAGGGCGAATTCCGCCGGCTGATCTCTGAGAATAGTAAAGAACGGGAAGAAATTTTGCAGAAGATCTTTCATACCTATTTTTATGAACAAATGACGAAGCGCTTAGCGGAAGAAAGTAAAAGTATTCAGCATCAGCTTGAGCAAATTGAAAATCAGGAGCAGCAGGAAATTTCATATATCAACTGGCCTGAAGACTATAATATAGATCATCCCGATTCAAAACAGGCGAAGAAGAATCTCCTTATCCTTATTGAAAACACAGAGAAAGTGATTCATCAACAGGAAAAAGAGCTGCAGGAAAAACGACAACAACAGCAAAACAGTCAGGATAAGTATTATCAGGCAAAAGAACTGCAGACACTTTTTGAGGAACATGATCAGCGTAAAGAGGAACTTAATGAATTAAACGCAAAGCAGAGAGAAATCGATAACCAAAAGCAAAAATTAAAGCAGGCCAAAGCTGCAGCCAGCATCAAGCCCTATGAACAGCAGGCAAAGGTACGTCAGGATGAGCTGAAAAAACTTGAGAACGATCTAAGTTTAAAGAAGGAAGAACAGCGTCAAATTCATAAATCTTATAATCGGATAGAGAAGGAATATAAAATTACAAAAGAAGAAGAACCGCAACGGGAAAAGTTAAGAGAATCCATTCGTTCTATCAAGGAACAGCTGGAAAAGGTAAAACAGGCTGAAGAATTGGAAAAACAGAAGAAAGAACTGGCTAATGCGTATCATGCAGAAAAGCCTAAGCTTGATCAGACCGATCAGAGAATTGAACAACTGGAAAAAGAGATTGAGAAATCCGATGAAGACATCACCCGATCGCAGCAGCTTACAGAGCAGTTCTATGAATTTAATGCCAAACTTAAGGAATTTGAGCAAATTCTTATGAAAGCTGATAAACTTCAGCAGGAAAATGAACAGTTAAACAAATATCGTATTCAGTATCGTAATGTTTTGAAAGAATACGAGAATGATGAGCGCTATGTTGAACAGTTACGAGAGGAATTACGGAAGCTTGAAGATGCTCAGCGAAACGAAAAGGCAGCTCTCCTTGCTTCAGAACTGACAGATGGCGAGGCCTGTCCCGTTTGTGGATCTCTCCATCACCCGCAAAAGGCGGAATTTAATCATACTTCCATTAGTGATGAAATGATCAATTCCAAGCGAACACAGCTGCAGCAAAGAGAGCAAAAGTATAAGCAACTCCAGAAAGAATATGTAGATATTAAATCTCAGGGTACCTCACAAAACCAGACAGTAGAACATTTACAGCAGGAACTTGAGGCTTTATCCGGAGTGAAAGTGGATTTGAAGGAATTTGATCAGCATATTAAGGAATGGACACATGAAAAAGAAGGTATAAGTACAAAACGCCATGAATTGGACAAACAATTAAAAGAATTAAAGCAAAAGCAGGAAAAACGAAACCTGCTAAAAGAAGAGTTAAATAAGGCAAAAAAAGATCAGCAGCATAAGCATGAAGCCCTGCAAAATCTGAAAGAACAGGGAGTTAAAATCCAGTCCCAGCTTGAAAGCGTAAGAGCAGGACTTGAAAATCCTGTAGACGATTACCAAGTGGTACAGGAACGACTTTTCAAGACAGAATATGAGTATGAGAAACGGATGAATAAATGGGATGAGCTGCAAAAGGATTATGAAAAAATCAAAGAGCAAAAACAGACACTGGATGTAAAAGTCGAGTCCGTGCAAAATCAATTACAGACGGCTCAGGCTACTTATCAGGAAGCAGAACAAAGCTTTCTGAGTGAATTAAAAGAAAAAGATTTCGTGACAGTTGAACATTATGAACAGGCGAAAATGGCTGAAGCAGACATGGAAAGATCAGAGGAACAGATTAGAGCATTTGAAGAAAAAGTTTCGATCACAAAAAGTCGTTACGACCAGCTTTCCGTTCAGCTGAAAGAAAAAGAACGTCCTGACCTGGAAACCCTGGAAAATACGTTAAAGCAGATGAATGAAGAAATTGATGCCAAAACCAAACATATTCAGGATCAGCAGCTGCAGCTGGACCGGCATCTTTCAGCCTCCAATCGACTGCATCAGCTGGCTGAGGAAAAACAGGAATTAGAGGAAACGTATTTTGATATTGGGGAATTGGCGAAACTCTCAAGAGGAGACAACCAATTGCGCCTTTCCTTTGAACGTTATGTATTATCCTCCTTTTTGGATGAAATTTTATTCCAGGCCAATATTCGTCTGGATCAGATGACCGATCACCGATACCAGCTAAGAAGGAGTGACCGTGTTGCTAAACGTGGTGCCCAAAGCGGTCTGGATATTGAAGTGATTGACCATTACACAGGTCAAAATCGTTCGGTTAAAACCTTATCCGGAGGAGAAGGATTTAAAGCAGCATTAAGCCTTGCTCTTGGAATGGCCGATGTCGTACAGGCGCATTCCGGTGGTGTGGAGCTTGACACCCTCTTTATTGATGAAGGATTTGGAACCCTTGATGAACTTTCACTGGAGCAGGCGTTAAATTGCTTAAGTGATCTGCAAAAAGGCAATCGGATGTTAGGAATCATTTCTCACGTACAGAAATTAAAAGAAGAAATAAGGGCCAAACTTCATATAGAACCTTCACACAGCGGTTCTAAGGTGTCACTTACCGTGTTTTAA
- a CDS encoding exonuclease SbcCD subunit D, producing the protein MRIVHTADWHLGKIVHNTYMTEDQEHVLQQFLEELREIKPDVMILAGDLYDRAIPPKEAVELLNRMLTTIVYDMDIPILAITGNHDSAERMDFGTQLLRKNRLFIQTKLNPDLEPVIVQDEYGPVYFHLVPYMEPAEVRKILQKEDITSHQEAMAEIVRQIQSKYDLENERHVFVGHAFLAGGMDSESEERLTMIGGTPYVEAELFKPFTYTALGHLHQPQKVKYDHIRYSGSIFKYSFSEANHKKSFTILDLDEEGINTLEQNPYRMKRDLIRIEGYLNELLDTEEVCEDYCHITLLDDGEIMDPIGKLRKWYPNILKLERKITGTQNLHELKRVKERQQMSHIELFSSFYENMKGEPLPENRKKIMENIVQKVVEEERGR; encoded by the coding sequence ATGAGAATTGTACACACAGCTGACTGGCACTTAGGCAAAATTGTGCATAACACATATATGACAGAAGATCAGGAACATGTATTACAGCAATTTTTAGAAGAACTAAGGGAAATAAAACCGGATGTGATGATTCTTGCCGGCGATTTATACGATCGGGCCATTCCTCCGAAAGAAGCGGTGGAATTGCTCAATCGTATGCTGACGACTATTGTTTATGATATGGACATCCCGATTTTAGCGATTACAGGAAATCATGATAGTGCGGAGCGTATGGACTTCGGAACTCAGTTGCTAAGAAAAAACAGGCTATTTATTCAGACAAAACTTAACCCGGATCTGGAACCCGTAATCGTCCAGGATGAATATGGACCGGTCTATTTTCATTTAGTCCCTTATATGGAGCCTGCGGAAGTAAGGAAAATTCTTCAAAAAGAAGATATTACTTCCCATCAGGAAGCAATGGCGGAAATTGTGAGACAAATTCAATCCAAATACGATTTGGAAAATGAAAGACATGTTTTTGTCGGACATGCTTTCCTGGCTGGAGGAATGGATTCAGAATCGGAAGAACGGTTAACCATGATTGGGGGGACCCCGTACGTGGAAGCTGAATTGTTTAAACCATTTACTTATACAGCACTGGGACACCTTCACCAGCCCCAAAAGGTAAAGTATGATCATATTCGCTATTCCGGCTCTATTTTTAAGTATTCCTTTTCGGAGGCAAATCATAAAAAGTCCTTTACGATCCTGGATTTAGACGAAGAGGGAATCAATACACTGGAACAGAACCCTTACCGGATGAAGCGCGATTTAATCCGAATAGAAGGGTATTTAAATGAACTCCTTGATACTGAAGAAGTATGCGAGGATTACTGCCACATAACCTTACTGGATGACGGAGAAATTATGGATCCCATTGGAAAGCTGCGAAAGTGGTACCCGAATATTCTTAAGTTAGAACGTAAAATAACAGGAACGCAGAATTTACACGAACTGAAAAGGGTAAAAGAACGTCAGCAGATGTCCCATATTGAGCTATTTTCCTCCTTCTATGAAAATATGAAAGGGGAGCCTCTGCCTGAAAACCGCAAAAAAATTATGGAAAATATTGTACAAAAAGTTGTAGAAGAAGAAAGGGGACGGTAA
- a CDS encoding YolD-like family protein, with translation MLKDRGNKKWTSLMLPEHVEELKKLWEDYEKEPMPVLDEQELEEMNRICVTACKQKQKVRVTVYQDGNRKTREGRIIKLNGQQQTIHFEKAQGTEKLPIQRLLHIEPAAD, from the coding sequence TTGTTAAAGGATCGGGGTAATAAGAAATGGACTTCTTTAATGCTGCCGGAGCATGTGGAAGAATTAAAGAAGTTATGGGAGGATTATGAGAAGGAGCCAATGCCTGTCCTGGATGAACAGGAATTAGAAGAAATGAACCGGATATGCGTAACAGCCTGTAAGCAGAAACAAAAGGTACGAGTGACCGTTTATCAGGATGGAAACAGGAAAACCAGAGAAGGAAGAATCATAAAACTAAACGGCCAGCAGCAGACCATTCATTTTGAGAAGGCACAGGGGACAGAAAAACTACCCATTCAAAGACTGTTACACATTGAACCTGCAGCAGACTGA
- a CDS encoding YozE family protein: MRSFYHFMMKFRGMNKHAEERQLADWMFRDHDFPKHSKSYDEISRYLEWNMPFTGALQVFDQMWEAYVVEEVE, encoded by the coding sequence GTGCGTTCTTTTTATCACTTTATGATGAAATTCAGAGGCATGAACAAGCATGCAGAAGAAAGACAACTGGCTGATTGGATGTTTCGTGACCATGATTTTCCAAAACACTCGAAATCCTATGATGAAATCAGCCGCTACTTAGAATGGAATATGCCTTTTACAGGAGCCCTTCAGGTGTTCGATCAAATGTGGGAGGCCTATGTTGTGGAGGAAGTGGAATAA
- the tatC gene encoding twin-arginine translocase subunit TatC, whose protein sequence is MSENEKEQTEDTYTSEEMEVTEHIQELRKRIIWTIVFFILFFVAGLVFVQDIYDFFTRNLKYELVVLSPWEIMWIHIMIASVIAIGAALPFFCFQAWLFVRPGLMPRERKVTLIYVPAVFLLFIAGLLFGYFVVQELIFNFLMGLGEGMFDNMFTAEKYFRFILTTTLPFAFFFEVPLIAMFLTSLGIIDPAKLKQVRKYAYLVLVILGTMLSPPDFILQLFVAAPLIILYEIAIVMSGVVYRRKIAKEEELAVE, encoded by the coding sequence ATGTCAGAAAACGAAAAGGAACAAACAGAAGATACCTATACCAGTGAGGAAATGGAGGTCACTGAACATATACAGGAATTGCGAAAGCGAATCATATGGACGATTGTCTTTTTCATATTATTCTTTGTTGCAGGACTTGTTTTTGTCCAGGATATTTATGATTTTTTCACCCGTAATCTTAAATATGAACTAGTGGTCCTTAGTCCATGGGAAATTATGTGGATTCATATTATGATTGCCAGTGTTATTGCCATTGGTGCTGCACTTCCTTTCTTTTGTTTCCAGGCCTGGTTATTTGTCCGCCCAGGTTTAATGCCCAGGGAAAGAAAGGTTACGTTAATTTATGTACCAGCGGTGTTCCTCCTGTTTATCGCCGGTTTGCTATTTGGGTATTTTGTTGTGCAGGAGTTGATTTTTAACTTTTTAATGGGCTTGGGAGAAGGTATGTTTGACAATATGTTTACCGCTGAAAAATATTTCCGGTTCATTCTCACAACAACGTTACCTTTTGCTTTCTTTTTTGAAGTTCCCTTAATAGCTATGTTTCTAACCAGTCTTGGCATTATTGATCCCGCTAAGCTGAAACAGGTAAGGAAATATGCCTATTTAGTTCTTGTGATTCTGGGTACGATGCTCTCTCCGCCTGATTTTATTCTGCAGTTGTTCGTTGCAGCACCGTTAATTATTCTGTATGAAATCGCGATCGTGATGTCAGGTGTTGTCTATCGAAGGAAAATTGCTAAAGAAGAGGAACTTGCTGTAGAATAA
- a CDS encoding twin-arginine translocase TatA/TatE family subunit, whose product MRMGQIGIPGLILILVVALVIFGPSKLPEIGKAVGSSLKEFKRAASGVMSDDTDHQKKNIDTKDKN is encoded by the coding sequence ATGCGAATGGGACAAATTGGAATTCCTGGTTTAATCTTAATTCTCGTTGTTGCGCTTGTGATTTTTGGACCATCTAAGCTTCCTGAAATCGGAAAAGCTGTTGGCTCATCTTTAAAGGAATTCAAACGTGCAGCAAGTGGCGTGATGTCGGATGATACGGATCACCAGAAGAAAAACATTGATACGAAAGATAAAAACTAA
- the tatA gene encoding twin-arginine translocase TatA/TatE family subunit yields MMQIGIPGLILILIIALVIFGPKKLPELGKATGQTLKEFKKSTRELTEDVTDEVKEVQDITSNDSKKS; encoded by the coding sequence ATGATGCAAATTGGAATTCCCGGATTAATTTTAATTTTAATCATCGCACTTGTGATTTTCGGACCAAAGAAGCTTCCGGAGCTTGGCAAGGCAACTGGGCAGACGTTAAAGGAATTTAAGAAGTCGACCCGTGAACTGACGGAAGATGTAACGGATGAAGTGAAGGAAGTACAGGACATAACATCAAATGACTCAAAAAAATCATAA
- a CDS encoding dihydrofolate reductase: MISLLVAMDQKQVIGKDGGLPWRLPNDLKFFKETTMDHTIVMGRKTYQSIGRPLPRRENVILTRDRTFKAEGCEIIHSWDNVMERNERIPKEEIFIIGGSELFNTALSFADKMYITEIEESFEGDTFFPAFDQSEWELVHKEKGIKDDRNPYDYYFCTYVRK, encoded by the coding sequence ATGATATCTTTATTAGTAGCTATGGATCAGAAACAGGTCATTGGCAAAGATGGGGGCTTGCCATGGCGTTTGCCCAATGATCTCAAATTCTTTAAAGAAACAACCATGGACCACACCATTGTTATGGGCAGGAAGACTTATCAATCGATTGGAAGACCCTTGCCACGCCGTGAAAACGTAATCCTGACAAGGGATCGTACGTTTAAGGCTGAGGGGTGTGAAATCATTCACTCCTGGGATAACGTCATGGAACGGAATGAGCGAATCCCTAAAGAGGAGATTTTTATTATTGGCGGGAGTGAGCTGTTTAACACTGCGCTTTCTTTTGCTGATAAAATGTACATTACGGAAATTGAGGAATCTTTTGAAGGAGATACTTTTTTTCCGGCTTTTGACCAATCTGAATGGGAGCTTGTACATAAAGAAAAAGGGATAAAGGATGATAGGAATCCTTATGATTATTATTTCTGTACATACGTGCGGAAATAA
- a CDS encoding thymidylate synthase: protein MQQYLQLTRHILENGTTRSDRTGTGTISIFGSQMRFNLAEGFPLLTTKKVPFRLIVSELLWFLKGDTNIKFLLQHNNNIWNEWAFKNWVESTEYDGPDMTDFGRRALTDEAFNEQYKEQMKRFKENILNSDEFARKYGDLGNVYGKQWREWKTSQGDTIDQIKNVIEQIKTNPASRRLIVSAWNPEDIPTMALPPCHTMFQFYVADGKLSCQLYQRSGDMFLGIPFNIASYALLTHLIAYECNLEVGEFIHTIGDAHIYQNHLDQVKTLLSRKPRSLPSININEEITSIFNLSVEDIKLHDYNPHPAIKAPVAV, encoded by the coding sequence TTGCAACAGTATCTTCAATTAACCAGACACATCTTAGAAAATGGGACCACCCGGAGCGACCGAACCGGAACAGGCACGATCAGCATCTTCGGGTCACAGATGCGTTTTAATTTAGCGGAAGGATTTCCATTATTAACAACCAAAAAAGTGCCTTTCAGATTAATAGTCAGTGAACTGCTATGGTTTCTTAAAGGTGATACAAATATTAAATTTTTGTTACAGCATAATAATAATATTTGGAATGAATGGGCGTTTAAAAACTGGGTGGAAAGCACAGAATATGATGGACCTGATATGACAGATTTTGGACGCCGTGCGCTGACAGATGAAGCTTTTAATGAACAATACAAAGAACAAATGAAGAGGTTTAAAGAAAATATTTTAAATAGCGACGAATTTGCACGCAAATATGGTGATTTAGGCAATGTTTACGGGAAGCAGTGGAGAGAGTGGAAAACCTCTCAGGGCGATACGATTGATCAAATCAAAAATGTCATTGAACAGATCAAAACAAATCCGGCTTCCAGAAGGCTTATTGTTTCAGCCTGGAATCCTGAAGATATCCCAACAATGGCTTTGCCGCCATGTCATACGATGTTTCAATTTTATGTAGCGGACGGTAAGCTGTCCTGTCAGCTTTATCAGCGCAGCGGGGATATGTTTTTAGGTATACCATTTAATATCGCCAGCTATGCACTGCTTACTCATTTAATTGCTTATGAGTGTAATCTTGAGGTAGGGGAGTTTATCCATACCATTGGGGATGCTCATATTTATCAAAATCATCTGGATCAGGTAAAGACACTGTTAAGTCGAAAGCCTCGTTCTTTGCCATCAATCAATATAAACGAGGAAATCACGTCGATTTTTAATCTTAGTGTAGAAGATATTAAATTACATGATTATAACCCTCATCCGGCGATTAAAGCACCAGTTGCTGTGTAA
- a CDS encoding NlpC/P60 family protein, with protein sequence MPGMSQHPVLFGTLATSFAISQPLSFVLDVNIQEQNKVLSESKTLTYGTHNEAVSVLQKKLKNINMFKGEEDGKFGVMTEHYVKKFQAKYQLNVNGRANKETIYKLIQKEREHYLEPLKNLEEDTIDVGMYSEDVKKIQSALHYFGYYQGKIDGIYGPLTKEAAKAFQEDHKIPVKTKLDKQFVQQLEQTKTPDQDAIVHTVQKTPDTKTVKVSVSGDVIQIAKSYLGTPYRWGGESPSGFDCSGYLQFVFSQVGVQLPRTVSDIWNATTPVQKPSVGDLVFYETYKPGPSHAGIYLGNGSFIHAGNNGVEISNMSGSYWKQRYLGAKRVSQ encoded by the coding sequence ATGCCGGGGATGAGTCAACATCCTGTTCTGTTTGGAACACTGGCAACCAGTTTTGCCATTTCACAGCCCCTGTCATTTGTGCTGGATGTCAATATTCAGGAACAAAACAAAGTATTATCTGAGAGTAAAACGCTGACATATGGAACCCACAATGAAGCTGTAAGTGTCTTACAAAAGAAGCTCAAAAATATCAATATGTTTAAAGGAGAAGAGGATGGAAAGTTTGGAGTAATGACAGAACATTATGTGAAAAAGTTCCAGGCAAAGTACCAATTAAATGTTAATGGCCGTGCAAATAAAGAAACCATATATAAACTGATTCAGAAAGAAAGAGAGCATTATTTGGAGCCGCTCAAAAACCTGGAAGAAGATACGATTGATGTGGGAATGTATAGTGAGGATGTAAAAAAGATTCAATCAGCACTGCATTACTTCGGCTATTATCAAGGAAAAATAGATGGCATTTACGGTCCATTAACAAAAGAAGCGGCAAAGGCCTTTCAGGAGGATCATAAAATCCCTGTAAAAACCAAGCTTGATAAACAATTTGTTCAGCAGCTTGAGCAAACGAAAACTCCTGATCAGGATGCTATCGTCCACACCGTTCAGAAAACACCAGATACGAAAACGGTTAAAGTAAGTGTTTCCGGAGATGTCATTCAAATTGCTAAATCCTATCTGGGCACACCCTATCGATGGGGTGGCGAATCTCCAAGTGGGTTTGACTGCAGTGGATACTTACAATTTGTTTTTTCTCAGGTGGGTGTTCAATTACCAAGAACCGTTTCTGACATATGGAATGCAACGACACCTGTTCAAAAGCCAAGTGTAGGTGACCTGGTCTTTTATGAAACTTACAAACCAGGGCCCTCTCATGCCGGCATCTATTTAGGTAATGGATCATTTATTCATGCAGGGAATAATGGAGTGGAAATCAGTAATATGAGCGGCTCTTACTGGAAACAGCGTTATCTCGGGGCAAAGAGAGTTTCGCAATAA
- a CDS encoding HD domain-containing protein yields the protein MDKQRILEHTEGWISERFSEDTTGHDQWHMKRVVKLAKQLAEKEKADSFICQLAAYVHDVPDEKLVNDHEAAMKEIFTFLKEEGVPELLRHQIWLAFKDVSFKGQYKVPETLEGKVVQDADRLDALGAIGIARTFAYGGATGAEMFNPNSVHAVKKQDNPSQDNTTINHFYEKLVKLKDLMNTESAKKMAAERHQYMEKFLTRFYAEWNGDD from the coding sequence ATGGATAAGCAAAGAATTTTGGAACATACAGAAGGATGGATATCAGAAAGATTTTCCGAGGATACGACTGGCCATGATCAATGGCATATGAAACGGGTCGTAAAGTTAGCAAAACAATTGGCCGAAAAGGAAAAAGCTGATTCTTTCATTTGCCAGCTGGCAGCCTACGTTCATGATGTCCCTGATGAAAAGCTTGTTAATGATCATGAAGCAGCAATGAAGGAAATTTTTACATTTTTAAAGGAAGAGGGTGTACCGGAACTATTAAGGCATCAAATTTGGCTTGCTTTTAAAGATGTATCCTTCAAAGGCCAGTATAAGGTTCCAGAAACGCTGGAAGGAAAGGTTGTACAGGATGCCGATCGTCTGGATGCTCTGGGGGCTATAGGTATTGCACGTACCTTTGCATACGGAGGTGCTACCGGGGCAGAAATGTTTAACCCAAATTCAGTCCATGCTGTCAAGAAGCAGGATAATCCAAGTCAGGACAATACAACGATCAACCATTTCTATGAAAAACTGGTAAAATTAAAGGATTTAATGAATACCGAAAGTGCCAAAAAGATGGCTGCCGAGCGTCATCAATATATGGAAAAATTTTTAACCAGATTTTATGCAGAATGGAATGGGGATGACTAA
- a CDS encoding DUF72 domain-containing protein: MAIHIGLTGWGDHPSLYENQSISSGKLFAYASHFPVVEVDTAFYAIQPQKNYKKWVEETPDHFSFVIKAFHTLTRHDREQLTLKDLKELMDAYIRSIEPVLKANKLNAILFQFPPWFDVRKENIRYLRVIRDYLKDYPLAIEFRNRSWFEPQFKQQTIDFMKKEKWIHTICDEPQAGEGSVPVILEPTNETTLIRFHGRNVHGWNKNGRDNWRAVRFLYRYSETELKEWVERIKELKKQSKDITILFNNNSGGDAADNAKQFINLLNIQYEGLNPRQMDLFDGGL; this comes from the coding sequence TTGGCTATACATATAGGTTTGACAGGATGGGGAGATCACCCCTCTCTTTATGAGAATCAAAGCATTTCTTCAGGAAAATTATTTGCCTATGCCTCACACTTTCCAGTCGTTGAAGTAGATACTGCGTTTTATGCGATACAGCCTCAAAAAAACTATAAGAAATGGGTGGAGGAAACGCCGGATCATTTTTCGTTTGTCATTAAAGCTTTCCACACGCTAACCCGCCATGACAGGGAACAGCTGACTTTAAAGGATCTTAAAGAATTAATGGATGCTTACATTCGTTCGATTGAACCTGTGTTGAAGGCAAATAAGTTGAATGCAATTTTATTCCAGTTTCCGCCTTGGTTTGATGTACGGAAAGAAAATATTCGTTATTTACGCGTGATCCGGGATTATTTAAAAGATTACCCTTTAGCTATCGAGTTTCGGAACCGTTCATGGTTTGAACCGCAATTTAAGCAGCAAACAATTGATTTTATGAAGAAAGAAAAATGGATTCATACGATATGTGATGAGCCACAGGCAGGAGAGGGCTCTGTACCAGTGATATTAGAACCAACGAATGAAACAACCTTAATTCGTTTCCACGGGAGAAATGTTCATGGCTGGAATAAAAATGGAAGGGATAACTGGCGGGCGGTCCGGTTTTTGTATCGTTACAGTGAAACAGAATTGAAGGAGTGGGTGGAACGCATTAAAGAACTCAAAAAGCAATCGAAGGACATAACGATTCTGTTTAATAATAATTCAGGTGGGGATGCAGCAGACAATGCTAAGCAATTCATAAATCTGCTGAATATCCAATACGAGGGTTTAAACCCCCGGCAAATGGATTTATTCGATGGAGGATTATAA
- a CDS encoding cold-shock protein: MQNGTVKWFNAEKGYGFIQVEGADDVFVHYSAIQEEGFKTLDEGQSVEFDVVEGDRGPQAANVVKK; encoded by the coding sequence ATGCAAAACGGTACAGTAAAATGGTTCAACGCAGAAAAAGGTTATGGTTTTATTCAGGTTGAGGGAGCAGACGACGTATTCGTACATTACTCTGCCATCCAGGAAGAAGGCTTCAAAACATTAGACGAAGGTCAATCCGTTGAATTTGATGTTGTTGAAGGCGATCGTGGACCTCAAGCAGCTAATGTTGTTAAAAAATAA